Proteins encoded in a region of the Pseudomonas sp. GOM7 genome:
- the gbcA gene encoding glycine-betaine demethylase subunit GbcA, translated as MDCTQNLSLGDPLEPVRKATAEMLHERDHTFSLPQPFYNDERLFQVDMQEIFHKEWLIAGMVSEIPAKGNFLTVQIGDNPILVIRGAEGQIHAFHNVCRHRGSRLCVSDKGKVAKLVCPYHQWTYELDGRLLFAGTEMGADFKMSDYNLKPVHCKTAGGFIFISLAANPPAIDEFLATLAHYMEPYDMENTKVAVQSTMREQANWKLVIENNRECYHCNGSHPELLNTLLEWDDVTDPRASQAFKDQVAECTTRWEKDNIPYAHASFGLRNRIVRMPLLKGTVSMTLDGKQGCKKLMGRITDPDLGSMRILHLPHSWNHCMGDHMINFTVWPVSAQESIVITKWLVHKDAVEGVDYDVARLREVWDATNDQDRRLGEENQRGINSTAYQPGPYSKTYEFGVINFLDWYSERMLNNLDDTPAQNLRQVAGE; from the coding sequence ATGGACTGCACCCAAAACCTGAGCCTGGGCGACCCACTAGAGCCCGTCCGCAAGGCCACCGCGGAGATGCTGCACGAGCGCGATCACACCTTCTCGCTGCCGCAGCCTTTCTACAACGATGAGCGCCTGTTCCAGGTCGACATGCAGGAGATCTTCCACAAGGAGTGGCTGATCGCCGGCATGGTCAGCGAGATTCCGGCCAAGGGCAACTTCCTCACCGTGCAGATCGGCGACAACCCGATTCTGGTCATCCGCGGTGCCGAAGGCCAGATCCATGCCTTCCACAACGTCTGCCGCCATCGCGGTTCGCGCCTGTGCGTGTCGGACAAGGGCAAGGTCGCCAAGCTGGTCTGCCCCTACCACCAGTGGACCTACGAGCTGGACGGCCGTCTGCTGTTCGCTGGCACCGAGATGGGCGCCGACTTCAAGATGTCGGACTACAACCTCAAGCCGGTTCACTGCAAGACCGCTGGTGGCTTCATCTTCATCAGCCTGGCGGCAAACCCGCCGGCCATCGACGAATTCCTCGCGACCCTGGCTCACTACATGGAGCCGTACGACATGGAGAACACCAAGGTCGCGGTGCAGAGCACCATGCGCGAGCAAGCCAACTGGAAGCTGGTGATCGAGAACAACCGCGAGTGCTACCACTGCAACGGTTCGCACCCGGAACTGCTCAACACCCTGCTGGAATGGGACGACGTCACCGATCCGCGCGCCAGCCAGGCGTTCAAGGATCAGGTCGCCGAGTGCACCACCCGCTGGGAGAAGGACAACATCCCCTACGCCCATGCCAGCTTCGGCCTGCGTAACCGCATCGTGCGCATGCCACTGCTCAAGGGCACCGTGTCCATGACCCTGGATGGCAAGCAAGGCTGCAAGAAGCTGATGGGTCGCATCACCGACCCGGATCTGGGCTCCATGCGCATCCTGCACCTGCCGCACTCGTGGAACCACTGCATGGGCGACCACATGATCAACTTCACCGTGTGGCCGGTCAGCGCCCAGGAGTCGATCGTGATCACCAAGTGGCTGGTGCACAAGGACGCGGTGGAAGGCGTCGACTACGACGTGGCTCGCCTGCGCGAAGTCTGGGATGCCACCAACGACCAGGATCGTCGTCTGGGCGAGGAAAACCAGCGCGGCATCAACTCCACCGCCTACCAGCCCGGCCCGTACTCCAAGACCTACGAGTTCGGCGTGATCAACTTCCTCGACTGGTACAGCGAGCGCATGCTCAACAACCTCGACGACACCCCGGCGCAGAACCTGCGTCAGGTGGCAGGTGAGTGA
- a CDS encoding NTP transferase domain-containing protein — translation MLILAAESGVKQTRWAEPAPKQLIQVRGETLLARTLRLLAERGVKAPWLLTASEALASYPVPSWCPLWRETKAHSLLAAEAVVGAGDLLVLYSDVYYSEAAIDTILACSETRFYGRDGRSAYTFKDYGELFAVRIAEADRGRARAALERAIRFYQDTGNQSFWSFYRLMAGLPLADRKAIERRLFVDIHDETDDVDFAEEVPLLLAAIDKPLIWRVRHLMRRLSLANKKRRERARHVAGRSLEAV, via the coding sequence GTGCTGATTCTGGCTGCGGAGAGTGGTGTAAAACAGACGCGTTGGGCTGAGCCAGCCCCCAAACAATTGATCCAGGTGCGTGGTGAAACCCTTCTCGCACGCACGTTGCGCCTGCTCGCAGAGCGCGGCGTGAAGGCGCCCTGGTTGCTGACTGCCAGTGAGGCGTTGGCGAGTTATCCAGTGCCGAGCTGGTGCCCGCTGTGGCGAGAAACCAAGGCTCACAGCCTGCTCGCGGCTGAAGCCGTGGTGGGAGCCGGGGATCTGCTGGTGCTCTACAGCGACGTGTATTACTCCGAGGCGGCCATCGACACCATCCTGGCGTGCTCAGAAACTCGCTTCTACGGGCGCGACGGGCGTAGTGCCTACACCTTCAAGGACTATGGCGAGCTGTTCGCGGTGCGTATCGCCGAAGCTGATCGTGGCCGTGCGCGCGCTGCGCTGGAGCGTGCCATCAGGTTCTACCAGGACACGGGAAACCAGAGCTTCTGGTCGTTCTATCGCTTGATGGCGGGATTGCCATTGGCTGATCGCAAGGCCATCGAGCGTCGGCTCTTCGTGGATATTCACGATGAAACGGATGATGTCGATTTCGCCGAAGAGGTTCCGTTGTTGCTGGCCGCTATTGACAAGCCCCTGATCTGGCGAGTAAGGCACCTGATGCGCAGGTTGAGCCTGGCCAACAAGAAGCGTCGCGAGCGGGCACGCCATGTGGCGGGACGAAGCTTGGAGGCCGTTTGA
- the typA gene encoding translational GTPase TypA, whose protein sequence is MIEKLRNIAIIAHVDHGKTTLVDKLLRLSGTLDRKEAENERVMDSNDQEKERGITILAKNTALKWNDYNINIVDTPGHADFGGEVERVMSMVDSVLLVVDAQDGPMPQTRFVTQKAFKAGLRPIVVVNKIDRPGARPDWVIDQIFDLFDNLGATDEQLDFPIVYASALNGIAGLDHEKMDDNMDALFQAIVDHVPAPVVDVDGPFQMQISQLDYNSFLGVIGIGRIARGTIKANSPVTAIGADGKRRNGRILKIMGHSGLQRVEVQEATAGDIVCVSGMDELYISDTLCDQNNVEALPPLTVDQPTVSMTFQVNDSPFAGKEGKFVTSRNIKDRLEKELLHNVALRVEPGETPEKFKVSGRGELHLSVLIETMRREGFELAVGRPEVVIIENEAGEKQEPYENVTIDIEEQHQGSVMEQMGLRKGDLTNMVPDGKGRIRLEYTIPARGLIGFRNNFLTLTSGSGILTSTFSHYGAIKAGEVTNRQNGVLVSMATGTALTYSLETLQARGKLFLEPGQEIYEGQLCGINSRDNDLVINPTKGKKLDNMRASGKDEVIALVPPIKFTLEQALEFIADDELVEVTPKSIRLRKKYLNENDRKRFERAKV, encoded by the coding sequence GTGATCGAAAAACTGCGCAACATCGCCATCATCGCCCACGTTGACCATGGCAAAACCACCCTCGTCGACAAACTCCTGCGTCTGTCCGGCACCCTCGACCGCAAAGAAGCGGAAAACGAGCGCGTCATGGACTCCAACGACCAGGAAAAAGAGCGCGGCATCACCATTCTGGCCAAGAACACCGCGCTGAAGTGGAACGACTACAACATCAACATCGTCGACACCCCCGGGCACGCCGACTTCGGCGGTGAGGTGGAGCGCGTGATGAGCATGGTCGACTCCGTGCTGCTGGTGGTCGACGCCCAGGACGGCCCGATGCCGCAAACCCGTTTCGTGACCCAGAAGGCGTTCAAGGCCGGCCTGCGTCCGATCGTCGTGGTGAACAAGATCGACCGTCCGGGCGCGCGCCCTGACTGGGTCATCGACCAGATCTTCGACCTGTTCGACAACCTCGGCGCCACCGACGAGCAGCTAGACTTCCCGATTGTCTACGCCTCGGCCCTGAACGGCATCGCCGGCCTGGACCACGAGAAGATGGACGACAACATGGACGCCCTGTTCCAGGCCATCGTCGACCACGTACCGGCCCCGGTCGTCGACGTCGACGGCCCGTTCCAGATGCAGATTTCCCAGCTGGACTACAACAGCTTCCTCGGCGTGATCGGCATCGGCCGTATCGCCCGTGGCACCATCAAGGCCAACAGCCCGGTGACCGCCATCGGCGCCGACGGCAAGCGCCGTAACGGCCGTATCCTCAAGATCATGGGCCACTCCGGCCTGCAGCGCGTGGAAGTGCAGGAAGCCACTGCCGGTGACATCGTCTGCGTATCGGGCATGGACGAGCTGTACATTTCCGACACCCTGTGCGACCAGAACAACGTCGAGGCTCTGCCGCCGCTGACCGTCGACCAGCCGACCGTGAGCATGACCTTCCAGGTCAACGACTCGCCGTTCGCCGGCAAGGAAGGCAAGTTCGTCACCAGCCGCAACATCAAGGATCGCCTGGAGAAGGAACTGCTGCACAACGTCGCCCTGCGCGTCGAGCCGGGCGAGACCCCGGAGAAATTCAAGGTCTCCGGCCGTGGCGAACTGCACCTGTCGGTGCTGATCGAAACCATGCGCCGTGAAGGCTTCGAGCTGGCCGTGGGCCGTCCGGAAGTGGTGATCATCGAGAACGAAGCCGGCGAGAAGCAGGAGCCGTACGAGAACGTCACCATCGACATCGAAGAGCAGCACCAGGGTTCGGTGATGGAACAGATGGGCCTGCGCAAGGGCGATCTGACCAACATGGTGCCCGATGGCAAGGGCCGTATCCGCCTGGAATACACCATCCCGGCGCGCGGCCTGATCGGCTTCCGTAACAACTTCCTGACCCTGACCTCGGGCAGCGGCATCCTGACCTCGACCTTCAGCCACTACGGTGCGATCAAGGCCGGTGAGGTGACCAACCGTCAGAACGGCGTACTGGTCTCCATGGCCACCGGCACCGCGCTGACCTATTCGCTGGAAACCCTGCAGGCGCGCGGCAAGCTGTTCCTCGAGCCGGGCCAGGAGATCTACGAAGGCCAACTGTGCGGTATCAACAGCCGTGACAACGACCTGGTGATCAACCCCACCAAGGGCAAGAAGCTCGACAACATGCGCGCTTCCGGCAAGGACGAAGTCATCGCTCTGGTGCCGCCGATCAAGTTCACCCTCGAGCAGGCGCTGGAGTTCATCGCCGACGACGAACTGGTGGAAGTGACGCCGAAGTCGATCCGCCTGCGCAAGAAGTACCTGAACGAGAACGACCGCAAGCGCTTCGAGCGCGCCAAGGTCTAA
- the thiI gene encoding tRNA uracil 4-sulfurtransferase ThiI, with translation MKLIVKVFPEITIKSRPVRKQFIRQLGKNIRAVLRDLDPALRVTGVWDNLEVETDLDDPKLLAEMTERLRNTPGIGLFLEVNEYPLGDLDDITEHCKRHYAEQLPGKIFAVRCKRGGKHAFSSIDVERHVGSRLRRECEAAGIDLKKPEVEVRMEIRDQRLFVVHNRHEGLGGYPLGSLEQTLVLMSGGFDSTVAAYQMMRRGLVSHFCFFNLGGRAHELGVMEVAHHIWQKFGRSQRVLFISVPFEEVVGEILGKVDNSQMGVILKRMMLRAATRIAEKLQIEALVTGEAISQVSSQTLTNLAVIDSATDMLVMRPLIASHKQDIIDTATQIGTAEFAKNMPEYCGVISVNPTTKARGYRVEKEEAQFDMAILDRALERATQLPIDRVIDELGKDVQVEEVREALAGQIVIDIRHPDAAEDEPLDVPGVEVQALPFYALNNKFKELDENRQYLLYCDKGVMSRLHAHHLLSEGHANVRVYRPA, from the coding sequence ATGAAGCTGATCGTCAAAGTTTTCCCGGAAATCACCATCAAGAGTCGCCCGGTGCGCAAGCAGTTCATCCGCCAGTTGGGGAAGAACATCCGCGCCGTGCTGCGCGATCTTGACCCCGCCCTGCGGGTAACGGGTGTATGGGACAACCTGGAGGTGGAAACCGACCTGGACGATCCCAAGCTGCTCGCCGAGATGACCGAGCGCCTGCGTAACACCCCTGGTATCGGCCTGTTCCTCGAGGTCAACGAATACCCGCTGGGCGATCTCGATGACATCACCGAACACTGCAAGCGCCATTATGCCGAGCAGCTACCGGGCAAGATCTTCGCCGTGCGCTGCAAGCGCGGCGGCAAGCACGCCTTCAGCTCCATCGACGTCGAACGCCATGTCGGTTCGCGCCTGCGCCGCGAGTGCGAGGCGGCCGGTATCGATCTGAAGAAGCCGGAAGTCGAAGTGCGCATGGAGATTCGCGATCAGCGCCTCTTCGTGGTGCACAACCGCCACGAAGGCCTGGGCGGCTACCCGCTGGGCTCGCTGGAGCAGACGCTGGTACTGATGAGCGGTGGTTTCGATTCCACCGTGGCGGCCTACCAGATGATGCGCCGCGGCCTGGTCAGTCATTTCTGTTTCTTCAACCTGGGTGGCCGTGCACACGAATTGGGCGTGATGGAAGTGGCGCACCATATCTGGCAGAAGTTCGGCCGCTCGCAGCGCGTGCTGTTCATCAGCGTGCCGTTCGAGGAAGTGGTCGGCGAGATTCTCGGCAAGGTCGACAACAGCCAGATGGGCGTGATCCTCAAGCGCATGATGCTGCGTGCCGCGACCCGTATTGCCGAGAAGCTGCAGATCGAGGCGCTGGTCACCGGCGAGGCGATCAGTCAGGTGTCGAGTCAGACGCTGACCAACCTGGCGGTGATCGATTCGGCCACCGACATGCTGGTGATGCGCCCGCTGATCGCCAGCCACAAGCAGGACATCATCGACACCGCCACGCAGATCGGCACCGCTGAGTTCGCCAAGAACATGCCCGAGTATTGCGGCGTGATCTCGGTCAACCCGACCACCAAGGCGCGCGGTTACCGCGTGGAGAAGGAGGAGGCGCAGTTCGACATGGCCATCCTCGATCGTGCCCTGGAGCGCGCGACCCAGCTGCCCATCGATCGGGTGATCGATGAGCTGGGCAAGGACGTGCAGGTCGAGGAAGTGCGCGAGGCCCTGGCCGGGCAGATCGTCATCGACATTCGCCACCCCGATGCCGCCGAAGACGAGCCGCTGGACGTGCCGGGTGTCGAGGTGCAGGCGCTGCCGTTCTACGCGCTGAACAACAAATTCAAGGAACTGGATGAGAACCGCCAGTACCTGCTGTATTGCGACAAGGGCGTCATGAGCCGCCTGCATGCCCATCACCTGCTGAGCGAGGGGCATGCCAATGTGCGCGTTTATCGTCCGGCATAG
- the glnA gene encoding glutamate--ammonia ligase, with amino-acid sequence MSKAVQLIKEHDVKWVDLRFTDTKGKQHHVTMPARDALDEDFFEHGKMFDGSSIHGWKGIEASDMILMPVDETAVLDPFTEEPTLILVCDIIEPSTMQGYDRDPRSIAKRAEEFLKTTGIGDTVFVGPEPEFFIFDEVKFKSDISGSMFKIYSEQGSWMTDQDVEGGNKGHRPAVKGGYFPVPPCDHDHEIRTAMCNAMEEMGLVVEVHHHEVATAGQNEIGVKFNTLVAKADEVQTLKYCVHNVADAYGKTATFMPKPLYGDNGSGMHVHMSISKDGKNTFAGEGYAGLSETALYFIGGIIKHGKALNGFTNPSTNSYKRLVPGFEAPVMLAYSARNRSASIRIPYVASPKARRIEARFPDPAANPYLAFAALLMAGIDGIQNKIHPGDAADKNLYDLPPEEGKLIPQVCGSLKEALEELDKGRAFLTKGGVFSDDFIDAYIELKSEEEIKVRTFVHPLEYDLYYSV; translated from the coding sequence ATGTCTAAGGCTGTTCAACTGATCAAAGAACACGACGTGAAGTGGGTAGACCTGCGCTTCACCGATACCAAGGGCAAGCAGCATCACGTGACCATGCCGGCCCGTGACGCCCTGGACGAAGACTTCTTCGAGCACGGCAAGATGTTCGATGGCTCGTCCATCCATGGCTGGAAAGGCATCGAAGCCTCCGACATGATCCTGATGCCGGTCGACGAAACCGCCGTACTGGATCCGTTCACCGAAGAGCCGACCCTGATCCTGGTCTGCGACATCATCGAGCCGAGCACCATGCAAGGCTACGACCGCGACCCGCGCTCCATCGCCAAGCGCGCCGAAGAATTCCTGAAAACCACCGGCATCGGTGACACCGTATTCGTCGGCCCGGAGCCCGAGTTCTTCATCTTCGACGAAGTGAAGTTCAAGTCCGACATCTCCGGCTCGATGTTCAAGATCTACTCCGAGCAAGGCTCCTGGATGACCGATCAGGACGTCGAAGGCGGTAACAAGGGCCACCGTCCGGCCGTCAAAGGCGGTTACTTCCCGGTTCCGCCGTGCGATCACGACCATGAAATCCGTACCGCCATGTGCAACGCCATGGAAGAGATGGGCCTGGTCGTCGAAGTGCACCACCACGAAGTGGCCACTGCCGGTCAGAACGAAATCGGCGTGAAGTTCAACACCCTGGTCGCCAAGGCTGACGAAGTTCAGACCCTGAAGTATTGCGTGCACAACGTCGCCGACGCCTACGGCAAGACCGCCACCTTCATGCCCAAGCCCCTGTACGGCGACAACGGTTCGGGCATGCACGTGCACATGTCGATCTCCAAGGACGGCAAGAACACCTTCGCTGGCGAAGGCTACGCCGGTCTGTCCGAGACCGCTCTGTACTTCATCGGCGGCATCATCAAGCACGGTAAGGCCCTGAACGGCTTCACCAACCCGTCGACCAACTCCTACAAGCGTCTGGTTCCGGGCTTTGAAGCACCGGTGATGCTGGCCTACTCGGCTCGCAACCGCTCCGCCTCGATCCGTATCCCCTACGTTGCCAGCCCGAAAGCCCGCCGCATTGAAGCGCGCTTCCCGGACCCGGCTGCCAACCCGTACCTGGCCTTCGCTGCTCTGCTGATGGCCGGTATCGACGGTATCCAGAACAAGATCCACCCGGGCGATGCAGCCGACAAGAACCTGTACGACCTGCCGCCGGAAGAAGGCAAGCTGATTCCGCAAGTGTGCGGCAGCCTGAAAGAAGCCCTGGAAGAGCTGGACAAGGGCCGCGCGTTCCTGACCAAGGGCGGCGTGTTCTCCGACGACTTCATCGATGCCTACATCGAGCTGAAGAGCGAAGAAGAAATCAAGGTGCGCACCTTCGTGCACCCGCTGGAATACGACCTGTACTACAGCGTCTAA
- a CDS encoding DUF4124 domain-containing protein, translating to MRPLLVCLLLALALPASAQIYKYTDANGNTVYTNQPPDGTAAESVELPPTNTVDMQTPKLPPPTSSGEEKAEAPYKVLRLTGIPDDEAMRANNGSFVVGVNIQPRLQPGHRLRLILDGQPYGQASNVTSLQLTNIDRGEHSLAVAVLDGDRVIQQSATETFTVQRISLNSPARQPAAPPPPKPAPKPAKPASNG from the coding sequence ATGCGCCCATTACTCGTCTGCCTGCTGCTTGCCCTGGCCCTGCCGGCCAGCGCGCAGATCTACAAATACACCGACGCCAACGGCAATACGGTGTACACCAACCAACCACCGGACGGCACCGCTGCCGAGAGCGTCGAGCTGCCGCCGACCAATACGGTGGATATGCAGACGCCCAAGCTTCCCCCACCCACATCCTCTGGCGAAGAGAAGGCAGAGGCGCCCTACAAAGTGCTGCGGCTCACCGGCATTCCCGACGACGAAGCCATGCGCGCCAACAACGGCTCCTTCGTCGTCGGCGTGAACATTCAGCCGCGCCTGCAGCCAGGTCACCGCCTGCGTCTGATCCTCGACGGACAACCCTACGGCCAGGCAAGCAATGTGACGAGCCTGCAATTGACCAATATCGACCGCGGCGAGCACAGCCTGGCCGTGGCGGTGCTGGACGGCGATCGGGTGATCCAGCAAAGCGCGACTGAGACCTTCACCGTGCAACGCATCAGCCTCAACAGCCCGGCCAGGCAACCAGCCGCTCCGCCGCCCCCTAAGCCAGCCCCCAAACCCGCCAAACCTGCAAGCAACGGATGA